From the Streptomyces sp. Sge12 genome, the window ACGTGTCCGATGCGCTGGAAGTGTTGAATCCGGCCACCGAGGAAACCGTCGCCGTCGTCCCGGCCGCCACACGGGACGACGTCGACGCCGCCGTCGCCCGGGCCGCCGCGGCCCAGCGCGCCTGGGCGGCGGCCGCCCCCGCCGACCGGGCCCGCCTTCTGCGCCGCTTCGCCGCGGTCGTCGACGGCCACCTCGAGGAACTGGCCCGACTGGAGGTCGACGAGGCCGGCCACACCATCGGCAACGCCCGCTGGGAAGCCGGCAACGTACGCGACCTCCTCGACTTCGCCGCCGGGGGAGTGGAACGGCTCTCCGGCCGCCAGATCCCCGTCGCCGGCGGCATCGACGTCACCTTCCTCGAACCCCTCGGCGTCATCGGCGTGATCGCCCCCTGGAACTTCCCCATGCCGATCGCCGCCTGGGGCCTGGCCCCGGCCCTCGCCGCCGGCAACGCCGTCATCCTCAAGCCCGCCGAGACCACCCCGCTCACCGCGCTGCGCCTCGCCGAGCTCGCCCTCGAGGCCGGGATCCCCGAGCACCTCTTCCAGGTACTCCCCGGCCGCGGCGACGTCGCCGGCGACGCACTCGTCGAACACCCCGGCGTCGCGAAGATCGTCTTCACCGGGTCCACCCGCGTCGGCAAGCAGATCATGGCCAAGTGCGCCGACCGGGTGAAGCGCGTCACCCTCGAACTCGGCGGCAAGAGCCCCAACATCGTCTTCGCCGACGCCGACCTCGAAGCCGCCGCCGCAGCCGCCCCCATGTCCTTCCTCGACAACACCGGCCAGGACTGCTGCGCCCGCACCCGGATCCTCGTACAACGCTCCGTCTACGACCGCTTCCTGGAGCTCGTCGCCCCCGGCATCGCGGCCGTCACCGTGGGCGACCCGCTCGACGAGAAGACGCAGATGGGCCCGCTGATCTCACGGACCCAGCTGGAGCGCGTACGGTCCTTCGTCACCGACGACCTCACCGCGATCCGCGGCACCGCCCCCGAGGGCCCCGGCTTCTGGTACCCGCCCACCCTCGTCACGGACGTCGCCCCCACCGCGCCCGTCGCCGCAGAGGAGGTCTTCGGACCGGTCGCCGTCGTCCTGCCCTTCGAGGACGAGGAGGACGCCGTACGCCTGGCCAACGCGACCGAGTACGGCCTCTCCGGCTCGCTCTGGACCCGCGACATCGGGCGCGCACTGCGCGTCTCGCGCGCCGTCGCCGCCGGCAACCTGTCCGTCAACTCGCACAGCAGCGTCCGCTACTGGACCCCCTTCGGCGGCTACAAGCAGTCCGGACTCGGCCGCGAGCTC encodes:
- a CDS encoding aldehyde dehydrogenase family protein, with translation MSDALEVLNPATEETVAVVPAATRDDVDAAVARAAAAQRAWAAAAPADRARLLRRFAAVVDGHLEELARLEVDEAGHTIGNARWEAGNVRDLLDFAAGGVERLSGRQIPVAGGIDVTFLEPLGVIGVIAPWNFPMPIAAWGLAPALAAGNAVILKPAETTPLTALRLAELALEAGIPEHLFQVLPGRGDVAGDALVEHPGVAKIVFTGSTRVGKQIMAKCADRVKRVTLELGGKSPNIVFADADLEAAAAAAPMSFLDNTGQDCCARTRILVQRSVYDRFLELVAPGIAAVTVGDPLDEKTQMGPLISRTQLERVRSFVTDDLTAIRGTAPEGPGFWYPPTLVTDVAPTAPVAAEEVFGPVAVVLPFEDEEDAVRLANATEYGLSGSLWTRDIGRALRVSRAVAAGNLSVNSHSSVRYWTPFGGYKQSGLGRELGPDALTAFTETKNVFISTEA